ACGTCGGGGGTCTGGATGACGCGCGGGTTGACCGAAAGTTTGACCGCGTCCAAGACGTTGCGGCCCGCTAAGTCGATGGCCGCCGCCCGGTCGAAGGGCAAGGCAATCCTGGCTTTATCCGCGGCGATCAGCGCGTCCACCACCCGATTGACGTTGCCGCCGGCGAGATAGTGGGCCTCGAGGCCGTCCTGATCGACGGGGATACCGGCCTTGTCGGCCTTGATGAGCGGCAGGATTATCTGGTGCGGGGACACCCTTCTCAGGCGCATAGCCACCAGGCTGCCGAGGCTGACCTTGACCCCGGCGGAGATCGCCGAGATCCACAGCCCGACCGGAATGAAGGTGAAGAGAACGAGGAAAAAGAGCAGCGCGGCGCCCGCGACGATCAAGATCACCATGTTCATTACTAGCTCCTTTACAAAAGATTGACGTCACGTGCCGCTTGCTGCCGCGACAGGTTCAAGAGCCCTTTCTCGAGCTGCCGACTATTCTACCCTAAATCCTTTGTCTGCCCTCATCCAGAGAGGCGTGGGCGGCCACCCGGCCGAGAGAGCAATCTCAGCCGGCCTCCTTGACGCGGAAGCCGCGCTTTCCTTCAGGCGTGCGTACCCTCTCGACGATGCGCCAGTACTTGCCCCGCCACAAGACCGCGTAGCCCCAGCCGCGACCGCCGGCCTCCGAAAACTGCGCCCGCTCCTTTGCGGAAATCTCCTCGTCCAAAATAACCTCTCTGGTGTCGGCCATGTCTCAGCATAGCGCCTGCTGGAGCAAAGGCGGGTTCCTGGAGAGGTCTGCCGCCAACACGCCACCCTCTCCCAAAGGCCCGGCCTCGCTAGCGGAGCAGGCCGCTGTGCCAGGCTCAGCCCTCCGCGAGCTCCGGCCCTTGCAGGGCTCCTTTGATGTCCTGCACGCGGTCCTTGCGGGCGATGAGCATCCTCTTGCCCTCCTTGACGATGACCAGATCCTCGAGGCCGATGGTGATGATAACGTCCTCGCCGTCGGTGGTGTAGATGAGACTGCCCGAGGTGTCTACGCTCACGTGCCTGCCGATGACGGTGTTGGGCGCGTCCTGCTTTAAGAGGCGCTCGAGGGCGATCCAGTCGCCCAGGTCGTCCCAGCCGAAATCGGCCGGAACCACGAAGGCGCGCTCGGTTCGTTCGAGCACCGCGTAATCGATGCTGGTCTTGGGCAGTGTCGGGAAGACGCTGTCCAGCGTACCTGTGGCAAGGGCTTCCCTGAGGGGCGTCATGAGCTCGGGTACATGGTTGGCGAGTTCGTCCAGAATCGTCTTGGTATGCCACAAGAAGATGCCGCCGTTCCAGCTGTAATCGCCGGCGCCAAGGTAGCTCCTGGCCCGCTCGAGGTCGGGCTTTTCGACGAAGCGGGCGACCCTGTAGACGCCGCCGCCCACCTCCTCGCCGCGCTGGATGTAGCCGTAGCCGGTGGCGGCGAAGGTCGGCCGGATGCCCAGCGTGACCAGACCGGCCGTCGCCAGCGTCGCTTCGGCAGCTTGCCGGACAGTCGCCTGAAAGCCGCCGACGTCGCCGATGCGGTGGT
The genomic region above belongs to Deinococcota bacterium and contains:
- a CDS encoding mannose-1-phosphate guanylyltransferase — its product is MDDLFIPVIMAGGSGQRFWPLSTAERPKQFLDLEHSGRSLLQATFDRLLPLAGGAECVFVVTCERYRGLILEQLPELPAENLILEPVARDTAAAVALAALEVEARFGNVVMGLFSSDHRIGDVGGFQATVRQAAEATLATAGLVTLGIRPTFAATGYGYIQRGEEVGGGVYRVARFVEKPDLERARSYLGAGDYSWNGGIFLWHTKTILDELANHVPELMTPLREALATGTLDSVFPTLPKTSIDYAVLERTERAFVVPADFGWDDLGDWIALERLLKQDAPNTVIGRHVSVDTSGSLIYTTDGEDVIITIGLEDLVIVKEGKRMLIARKDRVQDIKGALQGPELAEG